A genomic segment from Danio aesculapii chromosome 17, fDanAes4.1, whole genome shotgun sequence encodes:
- the ikzf5 gene encoding zinc finger protein Pegasus — protein sequence MGEEKPEPLDFVKDFQEYLSQQTQHVNMISGSVIGVKDSDDLQGELAHNGLEHPAVDMSLEDSSGMLVDGFERTYDGKLKCRYCNYATRGTARLIEHIRIHTGEKPHRCHLCPFASAYERHLEAHMRSHTGEKPYKCELCSFRCSDRSNLSHHRRRRHKLLPMKGARSALSHRKMLSVLQKRGNSLSYGRRLLINLSPPSMVLQKPSSEQHHLGDFTHDLPPHTHLHQEAYNGLGKDPQAGGAIGSGSREDQDMALDNPLNQLSTLAGQLASIPSEAEGAPVSPGAESLPDEKPTFLVQQPVTAPAAVSVSTAQASSPITPEPRPAAHSGCSPGVGPCSERTSTPSGTNSQPGTPTPVQDPQMLHHCPHCHIYFPDNILYTIHMGCHGYENPFQCNICGHRCRNSYDFACHFARGQHK from the exons ATGGGCGAGGAGAAGCCAGAACCACTGGATTTTGTGAAGGACTTTCAGGAGTACCTGAGTCAACAGACCCAACATGTCAACATGATATCAGGCTCTGTCATCGGCGTGAAAGACAGTGATGATCTGCAAGGAG AACTTGCTCACAATGGCCTGGAGCACCCAGCAGTAGACATGTCCTTAGAGGATAGTTCAGGGATGTTGGTGGATGGCTTCGAGAGGACATATGATGGAAAACTCAAGTGCCGCTATTGCAACTACGCCACCAGAGGGACTGCACGACTGATTGAACACATACGCATACACACAG GTGAAAAACCACACAGATGTCACCTGTGTCCTTTCGCCTCTGCCTACGAGCGCCACCTAGAGGCCCATATGCGCTCTCACACAGGTGAGAAACCCTACAAGTGTGAGCTGTGCTCCTTCCGCTGCAGCGATCGCAGTAACCTTTCCCACCACCGCCGTCGCAGACACAAACTCCTCCCAATGAAAGGCGCTCGCTCTGCCCTGTCTCACCGGAAGATGCTCAGCGTCCTGCAGAAGAGGGGAAACTCTTTAAGTTATGGCCGCCGGCTGCTCATCAACCTCAGCCCGCCATCCATGGTCTTGCAAAAGCCCAGCTCCGAGCAGCACCACCTGGGGGACTTCACTCACGATCTCCCTCCTCACACTCACCTCCATCAGGAGGCCTATAACGGTCTAGGAAAGGATCCACAAGCTGGTGGAGCAATCGGAAGTGGTTCTAGAGAAGATCAGGATATGGCTTTGGACAACCCACTGAACCAGCTTTCAACATTAGCCGGTCAGTTAGCCAGCATCCCATCTGAAGCTGAAGGTGCGCCTGTATCTCCCGGAGCTGAATCGCTACCTGATGAAAAACCTACGTTCCTCGTCCAGCAGCCTGTGACGGCGCCCGCTGCGGTTTCGGTCAGCACTGCTCAAGCTTCTTCTCCAATCACCCCCGAGCCCAGACCAGCTGCACACAGCGGCTGCAGTCCAGGTGTGGGACCCTGCAGCGAGAGGACCAGCACTCCCAGCGGGACCAACAGTCAGCCAGGGACGCCCACCCCAGTACAAGACCCCCAGATGCTCCATCACTGCCCACATTGTCACATATATTTCCCAGATAACATCCTCTACACCATCCACATGGGCTGCCATGGTTATGAGAACCCTTTTCAGTGTAACATATGCGGGCACAGGTGCAGAAACAGTTATGACTTTGCCTGTCACTTCGCAAGAGGGCAGCACAAATAA